The DNA segment attgtttgaactaacccaatttttttcttttaattgagtTCAGATTGATTGGACCATTAGGTCAACCCAAGCTCATACCCCTATTATTCATTCCCAatcttaaagaaataatttggcAAACCAAAGTACAAGTCAACCAACAGAAAAGAAAGTAGTTAAAATAGCCTACACATATATAACACAATTTTTCCTCTGGATtataaattaatagaaaatgaCATTTTCACATATATTAATACAACACTTTTTCCGtattctttttaaaagataGACATGTCTCAATagttttctctctatttttaaattcttaacaAAATGGTACTAAAATAATCTAAAGAAATTATGTGTAAATATCATTTCccgttataaataattaaaaggacAGTGCAAATAGAAGTTTCAGCtccattttttatcaataaattaacaaaatttcctTTAACCATAACAAAACAGTAGATATACAGTTTTTGAGTATATATCTaggtaaaaatcatattttgtttATGCTCGTAAAAACATAAGAGTAGTTGGTCTAGCTTGCATTAACCCCCAAACCATATATATGTTGAGAAAAGACTGTCTTCATATTAGAACAATTTACCtgattttccttttgtttcttgCAAAGAAAGGTCTGTTGAACAAAAACCCTATGAACAGAAAAGACTTCCTCTTGAGTTAATTTAACTTCTTGTAATTATATTTAGCCAGTTATGATGCTTGGTTATTTTATGTTAAGTTTTAACAAAGGCCAAAAAGCTGTGATATGCAAGATGTGCACGCATAACATGGAATAATCTCAACCCTTTCACAAAGTAGTCCTATCTTGAGCATTGAAAACCAATTGGAGAAATACAAGGGAAGGAAAATGATTTCAGCAGGGTTCTATATATTGAATCTTCTTCTGTGAACTGTCTAATCCACAGAGAagcaatttatatatttatctgcTCCCATTTTTACTTATTAAATCCTAGCCAACATCTTCATTCGGTTCACTgccttttcaatcaattttttatttgcttaTTGACATCAAATAGAACCTCATATTAAGAAAGTTTTAGAATAAGCTGATGAAATTTTTCATTAGCATGAGTGCAATTGATGATCCAGACATATAATTAATATGCATGTGCCTACGGTTTGGGAACCTAATTTGGGATAGTATAGATACTTACTGTATAAGACAGTCAATGAAATTAAACTGACCACCGTCCACCtcttaattatgttaattaaattaattaatgttgaaagttaCAAATCATTAccagaaaataaagaaagaaagaaagaaagataagtcATCTCGTTAGTTAATTCCCGTCAAAACCTGTTGGAACACGGGCAAAATATGTTTGATACAGTACTCTTAATTAAAGCTTGTTATATAATAGTAGTAttatctaacatttttttttccttattttacaCAACATTTGGTAAAATGCATCCTTGTAAGATATACAAACCCCACATATCATCAGTACCAATTTCAAAATCCCACAACTCGGGCTGTGTTTCCACATCACTGCAGGATCCATTCACAAACCTTTTCAATCTCTGGCTTACTTTGGTGGCTCCAAATTGAAGTAAAGATTGAGGAATCTGCATAAAACTCATTAAGCTTTTCAAAATTAGAGGACTAGTACATGTTAATTAAGAAGAACAAATTAaacacatgaattttttttatcgacaaatattaatcattaatttgttaGTAAGAGGATAGAACTGCGCCATATTTTTCTTGTTCCGTTAAATTAGACACATGAATTAATATGAAgggaaaattaaacaacaacatGATACATACCTCAGCATGCACAACATGAAGCATCGAGTCTCCAGCAAGTGAGGAATTGGCACTTCTAACATCAATGTTCTCTTCATGCAGCATTCGAATGATCTCAGAGAAAATGAACTGGTGGTCTAATCCACAAGTAAGAACAACTTGTAAAGAAGAACCCACTTCGTGAATCTCAAGTTGTGGCGATTTTGGGAAACCTGCAGAAGTTGCAGCAAAATTGGTACTATTATTGGAGAAGCAATCACGGGATCTCTTTCTAATTCCTTGCAAACACTCTTTCTTCTCCTGTGCCATCTTCACCTTTGCCTCCAAACTCTTGATGTAGTTGATTGCCTCGTCCACTTGGTCAGGCAGTGGTAATGCTTCCTGCGTCGTCATCACCAGCACACACCAAATATCAATAAAATCATTCGATCAAATTCAACTCAAACAATATTATCATTCCGGTCAACCAATCggaaatcataataaatataatttttagaataattattgttaaaattcATCAAATACAGTAGATGATGATAGTGTAAAAAGTATTTATGCTTATAATTAACTTtgtatttaagttttataaacACCCTTCAAAGGAGTTAAAATCTAATTCTAATTGGAATCCATGCATGAAATAACAtcggtaaaaaaattaaaaaaaaaaatagaaggaggAAACTATGTAACCTTGGGGTTATAGCTAGGGAGAAGAGAGTTGAGTTTGTTGCAGAGGATCTTCATTtgatttcttctgtttttctcCACTAGCCTTCTTTCAACCTTGGTTGAAGAAGAGGGTTGAATAATTCCAAGCTGATCCATtgaattgaatgaatgaatgaagaaGCACTTTAATGAATTTTCCACCAACCTGTGAGTTTAGGAGGTTATATATAGGATGAATTGGCAAATGGTGTGTGCATGTGGGTATATATTATGTGTGTGTAGGAGTGAATTGATATAGTAACAGTGATTAGTGATGTCAACAAATAATAATGGAATGGTAAGAGGAAGTTGAGAGAATAGAAACGTCACTTTAGTGATGTCAGCATGTTGACTCTGCAAAATCCTAGTCATTATTTTGCTATTGCCGTCCAAATACACACGTGCCTTTATTAAGGcactttccttgttttgaatgGTCTGCGTTACCGCGTAACGGTAACCTAATACTTTTGTCACTGTTTACTATATAATGATGCCTTTGTCAACTTTTGGGATtatcctattattattattattattatcatatttgaaattttttattattcttaattattttatttaagtaaccttttgtaaaaattaattaaatgattaaagacaacaacaacaaaaatggaCGTACGTAGGCTGAAGACACTGTCAATTTTCCCTAGCTTCCTTAATTAGttccattttaaaatttcactGGATTGAATAATTAGGGATTAGTCTTACccgaatttttaatttgaatttggtaCAATCATAATATGTAAAAACAAGTTTTGTTAAACTACGTTATAATTAATAATCGattgcttttttatttaaaaaatatataaatttatatattgtaattaattaaataaatttttcaatttttttaagaataatatatatatatatataaattatacttttttaccatatttaaataaatcatagtaCTAAATAGTCGACTTAAAATAgttattgatttaaattaagaaggtttaatttcgttttctaattaaatttataaatttgtgtcAGTTTCATTTATATAATCTAATCATGTTCCATTTGGATATTGGgtgcataaatctttaaatttcttaacaactgtgattgatgaatattaaatatattttttttttgttatttccttTATATACTTAACCAAATTAAATGAGTAGCATgtgttattcttattttataaaaaaaatatttttaaatctagCTGGGATTATAGCATATTAGCAAATCacgatgtgtgtgtgtgtcttcttaattattatttttttcatccacaAATCTGAATGTAAGACTAGATTTAAGGAgactaaaactaattttatttgaatcaataaaCATACGTGTATTTGTATGTAAGTACTCCAGTGTGTGTATTActtcataatttataaaaatgatatataaaattacaaatatatgtCATTAATCATTtagaatttaaatatattatataatgataaatttgtttactctttaaatacaaatatttttggactttatttattttatatatagttataatCCACTTCAACTAGTTTTATATCATTAAGTAGTAAATATAAATTACTCTTacataagtaaaataaaataaaatacaggtATCGCATTCACTCcagctaaataaataaaaatagagaattaaaacttattaaaaatttaagctAATTCATCCTTGCATTATAAGCTTTTATCTATgtcatatttaataattcatgAGAGTGATGATGAGTTGCTGGGCGTTAGTAAATATTGGTGACTAGTAAAGAATAAAGAGTAAACAATGAAATACtcctattatttaaaaaataaatattgataaattataataaaaactagTGAGCTGAGCCAATTGGTGAACTGTGGCCGAAACTTACTTAATTAGTTCCCAACCAGATTTCTAGTTTTCAAACATACACTTAATTTGGGAGTTTCTCGGACCCATAGAATGTCTACCTCAGCTTTTTGGGTCTGCGGCTGGTCAACTCAGGGTTTGAAAACTTTGCATATTATAAGTATGTTAATAATGTTAcacattttaagataaatataaaaggaCAGTAATgtaaatacataatatatatatatatatattagttacaACTTATCTGTcaacattttttcttaatagTTAATATGTATTCTTACGATAGTAGAACCTATATATATCATTTAGTAAGATTGacataaatttttatcaaatacaaaagtgTATATTTAATAGGAAAATGTGtggttataattaatatttctctatataatgttataaaaattagtaatatattattataggaaatataatattattcttaATAAATGTTAACTAAAGTCCTTAATCAATATCCTGTGTattcaaactaatttttttttaaaaaaatgaaaagtatttatttgtcaaaatatacataaatgtaatagttacttttttaaatagttaaaatatttaataaaatatgaatattccATAATCAATACCCTGAGAGGACTCAAATtgtatagttattttttatacttaagaAACTAAGATAGAAAATAGGAAATAGTTGTTGTTATACTATGATGTTAGGTCCCacgaaagaggaaaaaaaactgattttagGAAAACTTTTGTGTGGAAGTAATTAAGATCCAATGAAGTACTAGTCTTTGGTCTTGCTtgaggattttattttattttttaaggaaaggtCTTTTCTGAGGATGAGGAATGAAACATTGCACATTCAATACCCTGGTACGACTCAAACTGtgtagttatttttttacactTAAAAGAAACTAAGATCGAAAATAGGAAATAGTTGTTGTTTGGGAGAACTTGGATAATCCTACGTCAAAAATTAGTCTCTTGACATATTAAGATATATTTAATGAGTGGATCTCTTTCAATAGAAACTTTATAGGCCGAAATAATTGTTGTTTGTCTGCATGTATTCTCATTTTAGGTCTcaccaaattttttttactgattttaGGAAACTTTTGTGAGCAAGTAGGTAGCTAAGAGTCAAGACCAATTAATGAAGTCTTTGGTCTTGTTCTTGCCATTGCCAGAGGTATGCTCTTAAAACAAGTCaagctttattattatttgaggaGTGTCAGTTTTATGCatgtattgttatttttatttaaaaaatatatatatatttgagcgTTAAATATTAATCTTAGTCTTTTTACCCAAAACAATAAGTAATCTTTGACTAATATATACCTAGTTAAAGATTAATATCTTCAAAATATAGCAATGTCAGTAAAGTAAATTTTCTCTCcagacaaaaaatatttttcttatacacGATCAGGAGTATTCTTCTTTGTAATCATACTAATAATTGAggtaaatttcataaaatttaattaaataaatgtaaaaaaacatattaaaattttaatacattatatATTATCCAtcgtattaaatttataattactaTTATGAGATGACAGTAAATTACAGAATAATCTTTACACATGCAAGTATTCATTTCATGTATAAATTAATagaatagttattttaaaaataaatatgatttattataaatataaataatttagaatGTATTTAATGACTCTGATGGTTTCATATGTATttgtatgaaattaaaaaaaaataaagaataaaataattaataaaatactatttCAAATGTCTTTCGCATAGTGCTGTTTGACTGGCGCCAATACATGTTATTCAGGATACGATAcgatgtaattaaataattattgttttgaaaggtatttatattttttaatattagataaaatttatgaaaaattaataaataatgactAAAATTGGTTTTTCCCAATTATTTACTAAAACCATATGAatctcataaaataaaaaatgaaatgatttattggttctaaataaataatttaaattattttgatttaataagaTTCATATTACActaactaaataataaaaaaatgtgtcaaataatattttcaaagtgGTGTTCCTTCTCAGTAGAACAATGTGGGTATAGTTTAGCATTCCTCACCAAATGATGAATTAGTAGtagaaaaaatggaagaaactaaaagggaaagaaaatatatataactggTCCAGTCTACGTCGTGTCTCTAATTAGCATAGAATAGACAAAATTAGTGGTCCAAAGAGTCAAAGGGGGCACGAGAATGTGAATGAGAATAAACCGCAATTTGAACAGTGATCGAATGAATAAATTCATTGTTCTCATTGGCAAGAATAATTTCAAATGAAAACGAAAAATAATGAATGAATGAGAATGCAATGGACACAAAAAGCCACGTACGTTGGTGCCATGCAATAGCCCCGAAACATCCGTGTGTCTCCCCGAAGCTTCACCAAGAAAGCAAAATGTcataaccaaacaaaaaaaaggagcaTAAGGTACCTAAATGGTGCTGTGCTTAGACACTCTTTAAATTTAGATATTAGAGAtacaacaagaaaaaaataactaattagattatttttttcctgaTATGATATTGATATAAGAGTTAATTACAATGTTAATTTATgtggtttatttttattatacttgtcattccttttttttttttcattactttTATGTTAATTTGGTGAAATTTTTGTTAGCAAatttaataagagaaaaaaagacattcatttatgaaagaaaaaataaagccaaaagaaaatgatatttaaatagTAATATAAAGAATTTTATTGGTAGAcattttaacatttaattatatttaaattttttgtttacctAATTGAAGTTATTCAACTTGTTGAAATTAAATGTGAATCATTTCACACTCATGCACTCCTCCGCAGtcatttaaacataaataattaagaagttaaaaagaataaataaaaacattttagacaaaaaaaattattaaaaattatgtgtttCTCATGTGATAATctcaaaaataacattttttttatatctaaaacatgaaagagtaattggtgaaatgaaaaattaataattaaaatatttttttaagagttcAAAAAAGATgtctaatataataaaaacaaatcacATGAATACTCATTATAATTTACTCTTGATATAATGTATTCATCAACTTTATACTAGTTGATTAAAGAATATTTCTATCAGTTGTATCAATAAGCGTTGATAAGAAGtaattgatataattaatatataataccataaatagagaaaataaagataaagggattttaaacttatttgtaatttatgtaattgcgagattacatttaaaaaccttataaacttgcAATCGCCCCAAATAAGTCCTAATGTTTTTAAAAgcacttaattaaataaataaataaaggttaGGCTTTATGCTATCCAAAAGTCTATTAGATCGATAATGATGATTGactcaaaatatatatgtatgaataaAGGTGTAATAAAATGTCAAGtatttaacttaaatatatttttaatttttaatatttttatgttgagtttttaataatttttttagttcttgctattttattttaatctttttaatatatattttctaaaatatatagATCATTTGTTAGGTATCCAtttctatcaaatatttttttaatgaattaatataaaatattataaggactaaaataaataaaaaaaagtttatccaGAGTACTAAAACAGAAtaataggaactaaaaataatttttttattttattactaatgACTCAAtggaaaaaagaataatatgaaggacataaaacataatttattagagaaaaaaatatatttaagcttaattttttttataatttcttaaacaatatgttttttttttccacaaaaatGAACACCGCGCTTTGCTAATCAGTCTACGCATTATGAATAATGAGTATGGATATGAATACTTAGATACGtacgtaactttttttttttttacagcagaTACATAACTATTAAAGATACACAAATTGAAAGTACTACTTATGCAAGCATGGAGACAAATATTATAATACCCTTTCTAACCCTACCACTTTAGACACTTAAAAAGATggtaggaaagaaaatgaaggtcataataatttttaggctaaaatatttttttatccttgcaAAATACTTAAactatgtttttagtttttgcaaataatttatttatttttggttcctataaaataaaaatgtgtgaTTTTTTGGTCCAGAATTAAATTTGGACAAATCTAActtatgtgatatttttttacttaaattttaaaatttaatttgtgaggataaaaattgtcataatttatagatttttttaaaaaaattgaatcataCTTTGTGGGGTTAAAAATCACTACacattgttgaaaaaaaattacaagcaaCCCCTTTCTCCCAAACCCTGAtcaaaagtctaaaatcaatttccatTACCAAACCAAATCACCTCTATCACCGTAACAACTACCATCAAAATCAATTGGTTTAGATtatccttaatttatttttttgtgatttgtgatgatttttaatcttaaaaatttgtattttaaaatttaaattaaaaaatgacacgTATCTAAATCTAGTTGTGAATTGAAAAGtcatatattttaatgttgtgagaacaaaaaactgaaaaaataatttgagaaaaaaatggagaaaatcAACTTTAGATATTTTGCATGaacataaatcatattttaaccTAATTTTTAAACAACAATAATCATATATTGCCTTCTcttaaatcaattatatatatatacattaaaatataaaagaataaatgcaatataatttatgtattatttttcaaaaccataaaaatacaagaaaaaacctaaatttaatatcatgtattataatttttaaagctTATCTTCATTTTAGTATCAAATTATGCATATCAAAATTAATCTCCTACAGGTGTCCGTGCTTCTCTAATTAAAGTATATCATCaacttttcttatttattgattaaattacTGTTGCATTGTTTTTGATAACTTCATCCATGATTCCTCATGGTTTCCCCGAAATAGGGGTGTCTCTTTTAGGATTAGGACGAACTCAAACTTCAAAATTAAAGTTGGTGAAAATATTAGCTTTAGTGCATAATCAAGCATATGCATAGTTATTAATCAAGCAATGATATCATATTAAATGTTAAAGTGCAACAAACACATTTGAAAAGTCTCcttaaaaatcaattcataagaaAATCATCTACACTAAAACGGGAAGCATCAAAGATTTTGCTCATGAAAGGTAAGTGTCCAAGTGTGTTCATGCCGAAATAAACAAAGGTGCTTTTCTGCTTCAACTTTTGACTTTTAATAAGTATTATTGAACAGATTTCAACCCCATGATTGACCAAGGTCTTCAAGgataaagttgaaaaatgaaattatttttctggtGATATTGCTAAACTATTCAGCATACATAAACTAGGCAACGATGTCTCACCTACATTACGTCAGAAGAGTGCAAtcacttaaaaattaatatttagaaaaatactttaaacaaacatttaataaaaataattatattaaaaaagaaaaatcttatatatataaactttttattacttttattattattttctaattaagaaTACAGTTTTATTTCTATAATATATGTTAACATTTAATCTAAATCTTTATTATACGAATTATTGAAGTTAAattccaattttaattaaaaaataacactagAAACTGTgagttttttttcctataaatataataataaaatatgtaaaattaatacCGATGTACAAGGCAAGAAAAATTGAAGTACTTATcatccacattttttttaataacaactaTTTCTTTGACGTGAAGGTTGAAGTTTTTTGGTTTGATATCTCTAATACACGATAAAGATATTTCTTGAATGTTGAATATTTGTGCAAAATAATCAGTTTTTTATATGGTAGAAATTAACAAGAAGTTGTCTACGCCGTGCATTTGCCACTATTAATTCATTCTACGCCGTTGAAGTTTTTTGGTTTGATATCTCTAATACACGATAAAGATAtttcttgaatgttgaatttGTGCAAAATAATCAGTTTTTTATATGGTAGAAATTAACAAGAAGTTGTCTACGCCGTTGCATTTGCCActattaattcattttacctaTGACAATTTTGCAACGTTTTGACACTAACTAATaacatgaaacttgaaattggTTCTTCAAATTCTGATATGAACCAAATGAAGGATATTTACGATCCTTCTACATATTATCATGACATCT comes from the Glycine soja cultivar W05 chromosome 6, ASM419377v2, whole genome shotgun sequence genome and includes:
- the LOC114414245 gene encoding transcription factor bHLH162-like, with amino-acid sequence MDQLGIIQPSSSTKVERRLVEKNRRNQMKILCNKLNSLLPSYNPKEALPLPDQVDEAINYIKSLEAKVKMAQEKKECLQGIRKRSRDCFSNNSTNFAATSAGFPKSPQLEIHEVGSSLQVVLTCGLDHQFIFSEIIRMLHEENIDVRSANSSLAGDSMLHVVHAEIPQSLLQFGATKVSQRLKRFVNGSCSDVETQPELWDFEIGTDDMWGLYILQGCILPNVV